Within the Naumovozyma castellii chromosome 1, complete genome genome, the region ATAACGATCAGCATTCTACAAAACAAGTTAACAATGAAGCCCCTTTAGTGCAATGGTTAGCATGTATTTTTCCGGTGGATGCGATCCGGGTTCGAGTCCCGGGAGGGGCtcgttatttttaatttttacaTTAATTTTCTACTCCATTTAAACTGAAACAATTCCTATACCAATTTCCTTGAAAGTAAACCCAGTTCTcagattttctttttaaatgaaatcctcattattgttgtttctggtcattattattattatgattttCTTATCATTCATTTTTGTGGCTTGAAAAATCGAAGACTACAGCACCCAGACATGTCTTGTTACTTTAGGACATGTCTGGgtgttatatttttgtttgtaTATTGTGCTTTTTTTGTTAAGATTTCCAGATCAAGATTTCTCGGACGCGGTTCAGTTAGACTCGTGAGATTGAATGGAGGGAAGTCCCGCGAGAACGCTAGGCGGAATAATGGTCTCTTTGGCACTAGCATCAGTGACCATAATAGCAGGGGTATAATGAAATGATGGTAAAATGTGtatattcttaataataaGTTGGATTTAGATAAGTAAACCAAGGAAAGATAATAACAATGGCTAAGCAATCTCTAGGTATGTGgtgaaattaatgaattataGAATGATATATGGATCTTTTCATGaaatgaattaatgaatGAGGTGTGGAAAAAAAACAGTGTTGACagatttaatgaaatagaGTAAGATATATTGTAATGAATATACGGGGggatgataatgaattaattgaaatgCCCTGATATGGTCGTGGTGAGAATTCCAAGCAAGAGCATCATCAGTAAATGAAAGTTCGAAGTGAATTAGGCACAGATCTCTTTGTTTAAGCGAGAGGATAACATCAAATACCGAAAAGACATACACAACGAATGTGCATAAGTTGGTCCTGTAACACGAAATGAATTTTATGATTAAGATCCAATTGATCCTATTGCAAACAAtgattttaaagaatgaaatttaCTAACATATTATTGAGATTGATTTTCATTCTCTCCCTATTTGTACAGACGTTTCCTCCGACAGAAGAAAGGCCAGAAAGGCTTACTTCACTGCCCCATCCTCCGTCCGTCGTGTCTTGTTATCTGCTCCATTATCCAAGGAATTGAGAGCTCAATACGGTATTAAGGCTTTACCAATCAGAagagatgatgaagttttAGTCACCCGTGGTGCTAAGAAGGGTCAAGAAGGTAAAGTTTCTTCTGTTTACagattgaaattttccattcAAGTTGACAAGGTTACTAAGGAAAAATCTAATGGTGCCTCTGTTCCAATTAACATTCACCCATCCAAGGTTGTTATTACTAAATTGCATTTGGACAAGGATAGAAAGGCTTTGATTCAAAGAAAGGGTGGTAAATTGGAATAAACTGTTTTAATGTATTAGTATATGTTTTCCATttgtatatttttttctttagagattaattcaaattaaatAGATAAAGAAACCTTCATTTTAAATCATAGTGCGTGTCGCTTCAAGAAATTGGGATGTCACAAAACAATATATAGTAGTATAGTAGTAACGGCGGTACATAAGACAAAAACACAAGCAAATATG harbors:
- the RPL26B gene encoding 60S ribosomal protein uL24 (ancestral locus Anc_4.176) — protein: MAKQSLDVSSDRRKARKAYFTAPSSVRRVLLSAPLSKELRAQYGIKALPIRRDDEVLVTRGAKKGQEGKVSSVYRLKFSIQVDKVTKEKSNGASVPINIHPSKVVITKLHLDKDRKALIQRKGGKLE